In the Quercus lobata isolate SW786 chromosome 5, ValleyOak3.0 Primary Assembly, whole genome shotgun sequence genome, one interval contains:
- the LOC115992345 gene encoding probable E3 ubiquitin-protein ligase BAH1-like, whose product MKFGEAFTEYLHGEQDRFLEKCGHVEYNTLKKVLNTCRSCNALRHSCTSDSSGCQCQSCPLCDQKFFSELMKEASQIAGCFSSRVRHLLHLHVATGMQRYVLNLRRCFRNDQQAMVLEGWMLIEYALMNAIAIRKILKKYDKIHGSVNGRNFKSKLRAEHVELLQSPWLIELGAFYLNSNGSDNGDLKEFASNFSCDFNVNPPVMTLMLPHLIKLEFDLTCAICLDIVFNPYALSCGHLFCKSCACSSASVFLLEGLRAASPKSKCPICREVGVYAKAVHMLELDILLKRRCKDYWKERLTAERAEMLAQSKLHWAKYAYGY is encoded by the exons atgaaatttggagAGGCGTTCACGGAGTACCTGCATGGAGAACAGGACAGGTTCTTGGAAAAATGTGGGCATGTCGAATATAACACTCTCAAGAAAGTACTCAACACCTGTCGGAGCTGCAACGCTTTACGTCACTCTTGCACTTCTGATTCTTCTGGCTGCCAATGCCAATCTTGCccat TGTGTGATCAGAAGTTCTTTTCTGAGTTGATGAAGGAAGCTTCACAAATAGCTGGATGCTTTAGCTCAAGAGTCAGGCATCTCCTTCATCTTCATGTTGCTACTGGAATGCAAAGATATGTATTGAACTTGCGTCGTTGTTTCAGGAATGATCAGCAAGCCATGGTACTAGAAGGATGGATGCTGATTGAATATGCTCTCATGAATGCGATTGCGATCAGAAAGATTCTTAAGAAGTATGACAAA ATTCATGGATCTGTAAATGGAAGGAATTTCAAATCCAAGTTGCGGGCTGAACATGTTGAGCTTTTGCAATCACCTTGGCTTATAGAATTGGGCGCCTTTTACTTGAATTCTAATGGATCAGATAATGGAGACTTAAAGGAGTTTGCTAGTAACTTTTCCTGTGATTTCAATGTGAACCCACCTGTAATGACATTGATGCTTCCACATCTGATAAAGCTAGAATTTGATCTGACTTGTGCTATTTGCTTG GATATTGTTTTTAATCCGTATGCTTTGAGTTGTGGTCATCTTTTCTGTAAGTCCTGTGCTTGTTCATCTGCTTCTGTGTTTCTCTTGGAAGGCCTTAGAGCGGCAAGTCCAAAGTCGAAGTGTCCAATATGCAGAGAG GTTGGAGTATATGCAAAAGCAGTGCACATGTTAGAACTGGATATCCTCTTAAAAAGAAG GTGCAAAGACTATTGGAAGGAGAGACTAACTGCGGAACGTGCTGAGATGTTGGCTCAATCTAAGTTGCATTGGGCCAAGTATGCATATGGGTATTGA